The window GCGGCTGGCGTGGCGAGATGCGAAGAGCCGCGGATATCGATCCGTGTCCGGCGCGTTTTGCTTTAAATTTACACATTCGCTAATACTAAGGTTTATATATGATATGAGGTTTGTTGGTCACGAAGGGCGCCGCGTTCAGGACGCGAGAGAACAAATTGTCAAGGTTGCAATCCCGGTGGGATTAATGGATTAGGTCGGACAAATCGGAAAACGTACCCTCTCATGCAATATTACGTCGCCTGCAATATTAAGCGGAAATGTTGCGCGCCATTATTGAGATAATTGAGGCGCGACTGTCGtgctgattttttatttttgcgaaCGCTCTCTGCGGTACGCTCGCAAACATACTCGAATTCGAAATTATTCCccctttctttttcattcCCTTCGCTAATCTCTACatttacaaaacaatttatttatcaaacgtGTTTGCGTACAACACCAGTGAATATTCATTTACACccaaaatgataatatttaattataaaagcaatCGGTGATATTATATacgttaaataatttgttccgatgtaaagcaatatttattttaaatagcaaaaaatattcGACACCCGATAGGTTCGGTTTTGCATGTTGTACTGCTCCttcgtttaaaattttttgcgaaaaaaaaacttttcgcAAAACATCCGCGAATTAACGGCCGCTATTTCACGTGGGTTCCCGCCGCTTATTGTCCCTGCCGCGCTATCGCGTTCGTTTCTTGCATGTGTAACATTCATTAACTGTCCCTCGTTCATTTCGGGAACAAAAAGATCATCGTGACACAGCTGAGTCGAACGCCCGAATCCCCGCGGGGACCACCAGGGAAAGCCGCCGCTCTCGCACGCGATATCGCTCGGTTGCACGCGGCGAACGTTCTATTTTCGAATCCATTTCACGTCCACGGAGACGACCAGGCGCATCCGAATGGACAAAAACCGTCCGTCACTTCggcaatgtaataaatatcgaCGTTGGtacgtcgcgcgcgcgtgatcTCCTTCTCGCTCTATCTCTCCAGCATCTCCTACGAGAATTCTCGAACTCTCGCTCCTCTATCTGCCCCCTCTTTTCCTTCGAGAGTCTCTCCCCTTGTAACTCGATAGATATATATGGCCGCGACGTCGGAGCGTTACAGAGACCGACCCAATTTCTCCCCCCGAATACGGTATAACGACTTCGCTTTTGACCGGGTCTCCGTGCGCTGCACTCCGGAGACAATCTCGTTAGTCGCCGTCGTCGGCTATGCTACGACGGCAATGGAAAAACTAATCATCTAGTACAAAGCCTTTGGGAGTTAATAGTGTGCCCAAgtcatgtttttcttttttacattcatGACACGTCTTAGCATGTGACGGTCTTAACGAGATTACCGGCTACCTCTAGCGTGACCTCcatcgcgccgcgccgtctTTCACCTATGGATTCTTTGACTAATTTGGTATcgatttttcattaatgataatgtcaaagagagagagtagaTAGTTGCTGATCTGAAGGAGCTACTAAGGAAAGTGGAGCACCATCGaattttcgttaaaaaaaaaaaaggtaaaatagCGAGAATTTATGGAAGAAATCGGCGGGATTATATCGGGCGCGATACACGCTTGTGAAAATCAAAAggtttaatttattcattaaataacgTTGTCCCGACTCggtttcgatattttatgacAGTTCGAagagtttaaatttaatggaaATGTCACGCGACATCCAGAATTAAGAACAAATTTTCTAACTGTCAGTAACCGTCAGCTATTCcgaatgttattttataaaaaaaagagctaTACGCGGTTTAGATACTTATTTTATGAAGTGGAATTGAGTACTTGTTTTTATACGCGTTCTTTCATAGTAAATTCATGCGAAAGGGGGGGTGAGCGAACGATCCAGGGTTCTAAATGGTTTTGCCGACGCTTCACATCGTGCCAGGTAGACGGCTCTTTTCTCTGTGGGTCAATGCCTATCGACTATTTTTACCTTATTGGAAGACAGGAAGGgatatctctcttctctcaaAGAGAGGTATTCATACAtaattctctttaaatattcaagaaaGGTACAAAAGTTGCTTATCGTTTCATACGTCCCATGTGTCTTCaatcatgtaacttttataaagtaaGTTTTTCTTCGTTTCACAAAGCGACGTTTCAAATCTGTTATTCCACTTCTGAAAAGTGAGCTGTGATTGTGAGGATAAATTTAATGCTCAACTTTctcaaagaatttaatatgcaATATGATGACAAATCTTGCATAATCGGACAAAAGTCGTTTAACATTGCAAATGAGATAAGCGAGTAACTTGAGTCCCTCGCATGAATTTTGTATATTGTGGTGTGTCTACATTGTAAAATAAGATTCTgaaacaatgtaatattttttgatatcgctgtgaaaaataattttacttaacaagaattatattaaatattttattccaattatcgtattttttgtttgtttttagaattttattttaaaccgTAAGAGCCACGTGCAACGCGATTTGGAGTTTTCCATATGTCTTCGCGATCTCGTAACGATTTGGTTTATCTTGACTTTTAGTTGTCGGCGAAACAGCTGCAATGCTAGCGTTTGTTTCTGGGCGGGACGGAATCAAGTTGCAACGAGTTGCCAAGGACCCCAAAGTACACCGCGTCGCGATTCCGTGATGAGAATTCGTCGTCGGGTATATCTTcggtagaaagagagagagagagaaagagagagagggaggagcgGTAGGGTGAAGTCCAACGAGGCGAATGTCTCGAGTGTTTTCCCGATACAGCGATCGAGTATGCAACGGGGACGCGACGGGGATGTGTCTCGCAGGGCCAACAACGCGTGTGCCTGGCTGCAAGCGCCAGATTTTTCCTGGACTCGAGAACGAGGATCATGCTCGCCGCATCGTCATTCTGATGCCAAGAAATCTATTTGCAGCGACGTCACTACATTTTTGGACGTCCAAGGCCAGCGGCTAACAACTCTCTTATTTACCTTTTATTCGCCCTTAAAGCTCGATTTGCTTTATCGGTGCACTTCATTTAATTCTTGTACACGGTATAATGAGCCATTATCATGCAAATGTTTACAAGAAATATACggctcaatatttttttatgttaactaATTCGATTAAAGTTctattatatgtgtatatataaattgatgcgtatatattttatacacacgTAACACACATAAGATGCATAAAGTATAcctattttaaattgatagaataataattgGTTAGAAGTTAAATGTGAAGGTTTTATTAGGAATTATCCCCCGATGCCATAGGgggataattttgttaatgttcTAAATAACTTTTGCATTCGCAAATTAATCTTCgttatttatgtacattttattgtacttGCATTTGTCATTATAAcgtgataaatgttttatctaTGGTGATGGCCAAAAAAGAATTAGGGTTTTATTTACATGGACAATCGCCAAGTTCCAGGGCATTTTTCTTCCTGTCGAGTTACAACGATATTTACAACGATATTTGCTGCCATATATTTTACGACTGTTTTCGATGAttacaatacatataaattttagactctctttattgattttatgatGTTTATTACGAAAGAGCAAGtgtgaaaaaatttacacTGTTAGAAGTAAGTATGTGAATATTACACATTGAGGTGTGTTCCtcattttaagatatttacgaatgtataaattataaaaaaatttatacattaaagtgTGTCATATTCATacgttttgaaaaaattcacACCCTCGCAGATGTCTTAAAACGAGGAACACACATCAATGTATGAGATTTATACACTTACTTCTAACAGTGTATGCATTTGTAATGAAAAAGGATAAGATTGATTTTGCCAGAGAATTAAAACTAAAGATTTTACAATGATGACTAATAGTATTTTGCATGCGATTAGTGACATtgataattactttaattattttgaaattttacttgtaatataACGATAGCAGGAAATTGTGAAAATTGATGATATTTGGCATACATGAaactttacaaatatttaattttaattttaaaatattgatatttatcgCGTGTAACGATAAAAAATAGCAGTAGTTTAtcaaacgattttttttttttttttttttttttagtaattaagaattactgACAAATCTCGTTTACGGATGAGAAAATGGTGCACAGCTGGGCGAATAACGAACTTTTCTCCCGTCTGATGTGATTACCTTTTCACTTCTGGCTGATTTTGCAAGACGCATGTTCTTTCAGCAGCGCGATATATAGTGTCACGAGATTGGATGCAATTACCACGGATTGCCGGATTCCGAGCGCTAATTTTATATTCGCACGTAATTTTAGAGGGACGTAGGTAATACGCCCATTTTCGATGACGCACTTCTGTCTCTGAAcacagaaagaaataaagtctAACAGTTAcctaaattttgacaaattacCTAAAATTCGCTCAATTTTCTACATTTCAAAAATGGCTATTTAAACAAATACCTGAATTACACTAACGATTCGTTgagacaattaaaataataatttttttaatgcgaaaTCAAACGTTTTCTAAtgtctttatatattaatattttatgttatcaaATAAGTTTTTACTTCAATATTTACAGCGATGCCTAACTAGTCTTTGTTTTTTCGCGTTATTCTTACCTTCCGTCTATCGAGGGGCGTTCGATCGGGCAGGTTCGTTGAAGAAAGAAACGTACAAGAAGCGGCACAACGTTACTCCCGTGGAGAAAATCGATCGCCGATTGTATTTGTTTCTATACAATTAGGCTCTGTTTATACGATCGATGCTTGATACACTGGCGATACAATGAAGCTTCAACTCCATGGGAAGTCGTTTTTCAGCACGATAAATCGCAATTCGTACGATGACCGAGAAACTTTTCACGATATGCACTATAACCAAGGCAGGAATGTAATCGCGAGCTCGCACGTCGCGCAAAGAATCGACGGTGCTTCTCGATGTTTGTTTCTGGCAAAAGAATCATCGCGTTTAACGAAACATTCGATATAATTCTTTTGCGACGCGAGCGAAGACGTTACAAAGGTATTCTACtgctttgtaaaaaaaaatatatatatatattgttagtTAATCGGAGGGTTCAGTGATTAATATGAACACTCTGCAGAAAACAGACAAATTAACAAGAGTCAATAAGACTTTATTTTTCCggattttcaatttaaaatttatcaaaatttttttttcaattcaaaaatttaaatttctctgCGCGTTTTTAGCAATAAAgggactaaaaaaaaaaattgaaaacgttttacaaatctgtaaaattattttcgttttaTAGGGAGGAGTCTTTTAATCCTAGTtcgtcaatttttttctgcagAGCGGGCAGCAAAGGCGAAAATTGGCGTGAAAACCGATCGAGTATCTCTCTGTTGAGTGGGATCGCGATAAGCGCGACCGCCAACTACCTACCAATTGGTCCTCCGAATTGTTTTGTCAATAATTTGTACACGTGTTGCAAATTATAGATTTACTGCACTGCTcatttctttcctttctttttttttttccaccatGATTTCTCTCGCGCGCTTAGACTGCACGCATACACAACGCGTGCGTATACAATACACGCGGTTAACAATTAGCTCTCTTcgtcatttttttgtttaaatatatatatatatatatgtatatgtatatatgtatattgtttaCATTTCTACGTCTCAAAGTATCTCCCGTGTTACATTCActctcactttctctctctttcactcgcattctctctcttttgcgcgctcgctctctctgtctctctttctctctctttctctcgggaTCTGCATCATTAACGGATTGTGCACATATACACGTTACAATTAACATATACGACGTAGCAGTCGTTGAGAACATCCATGATTGACTTTTGCTACAATTATACAGCTTATTTAGAGTACAACTGTTCTTGTTATACAAATGATCTCTCTCAACGTGACGTCTGCGATGTgatgttttcttcttttccacgtgtgttgtgtgtgtatgcCTCTGTTTTCCGTTGCTCTCTTGCGCTGTGTACGTGAAGTGTATCGgtagattgtttttttttttttcccattAACGtagtgttattaatattaggcgtatatatatagtacAGTTTACACACCGTACGGTACATACATACAGATGCCCGCGACAgccggaaaaaaaaatcttgcctCTTTATTGATTAGCATTTGGGTTACATCGATAGGTCGGTTCACTTTACCTGCGCTTTCTACGACACTTGCattttcctcctcttcctatTCTCTcgccaaaaatatatatacataaggaaaagagaaagtaggaatatgaaatattttcacaattgtTACAATCTGACTTGTCGAAATCGATGTTTTGTTTCATAAGTGTATTCATGTTGATTGTGATATATATTTGCGGCGCTACAAATTAGATACATTGCacgttaaaaattcattcAACATTCTTTCACAAAAGAGCACAAAATTCGTACCATGGattgtcaaaaaattattgttctcTTTTTCATATTCTTACTTTcgcttctctcttttcctttttttgcaTTTGAAGTGGAGAAAGTATAGAGAAAAGAGAGGGAcccgataaaaaaaacaaagaaccAAGATTGATATCCCGTGTAATTTCAACGAGTTCCAATTTTCCAGTGTACCGTAGACAAAAATAGACGTAGGAACGATCTCTGTTTATTTAGTAAATGGAATAACGCGATAATTGGCGTAAGACCTTTCCGTATCTATAGCAAAAATCGAACTCGTCGAAATTACACCGCTCGCAGCGTCTGCTTGACAGCCGCGCGTCTTTTCGAACACgcgtcctttttttttttacacacacatacacacacacacgttgctttcctctctttctcattctcAGTTCCTCGGTTGCACGAGGACGCATTCGTTGTCGACGGTTCGCTAATTCGCGATCGATTAATTGCGCATCGATCGGTGCACTCGCGGTGTCGCGGGccgcgtttctctctctctttctcttctctctctctctctctctctctctctctctctctctctctctctctctctctctctccccccgaGGAGATACCCGCGAGAGGATCCGCGCGGCTAAATTAACGCATACGTTACATCTCATTACAGATTCAATGATACATGATAGATacctttttgtttttattatctcaCTTATGTACAGAGGGCAGCTTACCTAATAAGTAGGTTTAACGCCGGATGACGACTCAAGTAAAGCGGGACGCCGGCACTCCTCGATAATTGACGCCAGATCGATGCTGCTGGTTTCTCTGAAtgatttacaatataattaagaatttacaTCCGACCCTGTGGTAATCTCGGCCTTCGTCGATCCCGGTAATAATGTTCGTTAATGCTTCCAATATCCTAAATAATTTCGCGGAGAGAGTATGTGTATGTGCAGTTACAGGGTCGATACAATTTGAACTGGCTAACTTTGATAGCTTTTGAACGTTTACGCGATACCGCGTTGACAGTGTCTCGAAAAATTCAGGAATCTAACATTTCACGCCAAAGACAATATTCTCCCCCGCTCGCGATCTCTTCGTTCCGGGAGTCGCTTGATGGATAACCGTGCGGATAATTAATTACGCACAGCGAAAACTACAGAAATTGAGTTTCTTTTGCTATACAGTTTGTCCCTCAATTTGCCTCTGTATCTAGAAGTATCAGTTTCCGTACTGAACAAGACGTGTGAATGAATTTATATGAGTTGAGAACGAAACAAAGATACAATTATAAGTATTGACAGCGCAGTCAGATACTCTCACGAGTAACAGTGtcgacatttaattttataattaatctgaACAAGACGTTAAAACGACAATGTCGTTAACGGATATTACTTAAACATCGCCAATGATgatttgtaataaaacaagGAATTATTCAAGAGACGACTCAACTGGCAGTTGTTTTAAGACGTTAAAACATCCCCAATTTAGCATCCGAATAGCTTTATGTGCTCGTATTTTCgtgaatgaaaataaatggtGCATATGATTGCGCTATCATCATCgtgacaatttatatttaaattacgaaAGTCATACGTCAAGCATACGTCAGTGAATCATCGATTGCGCATGAATAATCGAACACTAttgattgaaataaaacatttcggGTGTACTAAACAAAATTGGTAAcgactttttttttgcttcaaaaaataaaataaaatgttttaactttGGAAACAGGTAcgttacttatttaaaatttcttaaaagcGCATgttgctgaaatatttttcatactcTTATTTTCAAAGTTGAACAATTTTTCAGTTTATAGTATCCGATTATATCGTCAGACTTATTTAATTCGCCGTTTTAATTACAATGTATGTCAACGTATACCAAATCGTGCTGGGCATATATCGTATCGCTCTTCCGCGCTTAACCCTTCAACTCCTCTGGTTTTCGTGAACGTTTTAAACATACTTACGTTCGTCGCTTTTATTGCTGCAATAATGCCACTAATTGTTACatgatatctaaatattaaatattaaatgtatttgacaatatttaaatataaatactctTTTGAATAATATACCTTTCTCTAAATAGCTTACAATCGCAGCTTCGGAGCGACATTAAAACGCGaactttatattatctgcGTTGCTCTTGTCAAATTAGAGGAACTAAAGGGTTAATTCGACCTTGTTACGTCTCTGATTGAGCGACATTCTGAATTCGTGGAGCTTTGTCGAGTGATTGACGCTTATTGTCAGATTGTTCTGGGTGTATCCTACTTAATCCTTGTGGACTTGAGACATGAAGTCACTCAATTTTGCGAGTGTCTACACTGCCAAACATCGAATGAGCAACATCGTCCCTGCTGTAACGATCGTCgtcattaatcattattaaccGCAAAACAAAATGCACCTTCGTTCAATTTCTTCCCCTCGCGGTTTGCTATCTTGTCTTTTTCTCATTAACAGAAATCAAAACACGCATCATTTTCTTTGGTTTCAAATCTCGACGCCACAGACACGTGAGAATAATCTTTATGCATGCCATTGATCAAAAATAATcagtaaaagaaattattatttcggcATAATATGAAATTCATGATGtttttgtcaataaaaaagTACTGTGAACgattatgattaaaataaaattatttttgtgaaacttgctttttttattgatttaaagtCGTTTTTGTCCAGATGAGATTAACGCGACTCAATAGAATCTTTTGTTTCCTTTGGTTTCCCGGAAGGAAATAAAGAATTGATTAAGTCTCTAAACAATTAAGCTtgattaatctttataaaagaatGAATTTATTCTCATTACAATTGACGTTTATTTCTGGCAATGAAAACTCGacaattgatatattttcgCGTATCCACAACGTGGAAATTTGAACTTTCGGAGATTACGTCGAATTCATCTCTGGCTCTTGTCAAACGGATGAACCCGAAAAGAAAACCACGACCGTTGATTTGACCGGTCGTTGACTAACTCGGTCGTACCTCGATGATCAcaatcattatatatatatatttatatatttatatatttatagcgtacattattcatatatatcaTCTCGCGCCAAGAAAAGGCGAAAGGAACCGGCTGAGAATAAAAggcaaattttgaaataaataacatgACGAGAGGGAACGACGAAGTAAATGGACTAGTTAACACACCAGCGTCACACACGAcacttcctcctcttcctccttctactctctttctctatctctctctcttcttcatTCTGCCTTTTTTCTAACACACGTAACACACACGTGCACACATGCGCGCAGACACATGCACAAAATATTCGATCTCTCGTTTTTCTCCTCCCCCTCTGCGTGTCGCATTTTTTTAGCAATTACAGTTAGCGTTCGCTGGATTGGTCGGCTGATCGGTGAGTCGTTGGCCCTTGGTCTGGCCCACACCGCCCGCACCCATCAGGGTTGGATCATTGTCGAGAGATTCGCTCATCTTGTCGCATATTATGTCCACCAGCGTCTCGAACACCGCCTGCCgaaatgagagagaaaaaaaagaatcgatCATCTACGTGACCTCACGTGATAGGCGGGATCGATATGCCTCGCGTTCGCATCTACTTCGAGAGTACAATAAACCGAGATTGGAAATGTGTCAGAGATTGAAAAGGAggtcaaaaaattttcatttctatattatgttgggctaaatttttttcaatgcacaactaaatataatatttaattgtgcattgagaaaacaaattgtttattttactaaatattttaacttgattaaattttttcagttcaagtatttatgcatttaacttaaatacataaaatacttgaatcgATACTTGAACtacagaaatttaatcaagctgaaaaatttacaacttttttctttagtaTACATATCAATAGATAcaagaaatatagaaatttggcTCTGAATAAAcacttaacattttaaatacgcTGCTACAAAAaagtatgttattattttttttaaatttattaagaatactGAAGTTGTTAATTAGACGCGTTAATtaagcaattattaattacacaatggttatgattatttaaatctttgtacAGGAAGGCAACGAAAGAGTCAAAAACATttcctgtatatatgtatgcaattttatttattaatatttttagaaatatgaaatttgtattttttctttatatgtataaataacaattgctCAAATAATTGGTTAATATTACTGAGTTTGTGACCACGTACCTTGACGTTGATGTTTTCTTTGGCCGATGTCTCGAAGAATCGTACTCCTAATTGATCCGCCAACTGTTTACCCCTTTCGGTACTGATCACCCTCTCCTCTTCCATATCGCATTTGTTGCCTACGAGAATTACTTGGGCATTGTCCCACGAATAGTTCTTTATTTGTGTGACCCAATCCTGAACTGAATTAAAGGACTCCTCGTTTGTGATGTCGTACATTAAGATGAAACCCATTGCGCCTCTGTAATAGGCCGTCGTAATCGTTCTGTATCTTTCCTGACCTGCCGTGTCCTGTAAAAACCATTTGATTAATGATTAACTGTACTCGATAAGcagtatttacaatatttctaaaagtattgtataatttgttaaaatatctctgattaaaattataacgcaaagtgatatatatttacttattgtGCAAGCtagtcattattttttaatacatgcaTGGTTTTCGAAAAATCTGTTAACACGTAAGTGCTGCTTTttgttaagaaattatattatgactCTCATAATGTGTTTTGATTATATACTGACCCAGATTTGTAACTTGACCCTTTTGTCGTGTCTGAAGACCGTCTTCACCTTAAAATCAATCCCTACGGTTGACACGAAAGCCGAAGTGAAGGAATCATCCGCGTAACGAAAAAGGAAAGAGGTCTTCCCAACGGACGAGTTGCCGATTATCAGCAACTTGAACATGTAATCGAAGTTTTGATCCGCGGCATCTCTGCCATCCTGACGCGCCATCTGCAAAggaattatacaatattagcttaatttataaattcagataattttttgaaaaaagttgtacaaaatgatataaaatgaatgcaaaaatttatgaattta of the Monomorium pharaonis isolate MP-MQ-018 chromosome 11, ASM1337386v2, whole genome shotgun sequence genome contains:
- the LOC105831727 gene encoding ras-related protein Rab-3 isoform X1; protein product: MPIMFQSYMARQDGRDAADQNFDYMFKLLIIGNSSVGKTSFLFRYADDSFTSAFVSTVGIDFKVKTVFRHDKRVKLQIWDTAGQERYRTITTAYYRGAMGFILMYDITNEESFNSVQDWVTQIKNYSWDNAQVILVGNKCDMEEERVISTERGKQLADQLGVRFFETSAKENINVKAVFETLVDIICDKMSESLDNDPTLMGAGGVGQTKGQRLTDQPTNPANANCNC
- the LOC105831727 gene encoding ras-related protein Rab-3 isoform X3; the protein is MSRRYENASYTPVKDSVFELRTRMARMLSIVEITSQRNNPMARQDGRDAADQNFDYMFKLLIIGNSSVGKTSFLFRYADDSFTSAFVSTVGIDFKVKTVFRHDKRVKLQIWDTAGQERYRTITTAYYRGAMGFILMYDITNEESFNSVQDWVTQIKNYSWDNAQVILVGNKCDMEEERVISTERGKQLADQLGVRFFETSAKENINVKAVFETLVDIICDKMSESLDNDPTLMGAGGVGQTKGQRLTDQPTNPANANCNC
- the LOC105831727 gene encoding ras-related protein Rab-3 isoform X2, with the protein product MARQDGRDAADQNFDYMFKLLIIGNSSVGKTSFLFRYADDSFTSAFVSTVGIDFKVKTVFRHDKRVKLQIWDTAGQERYRTITTAYYRGAMGFILMYDITNEESFNSVQDWVTQIKNYSWDNAQVILVGNKCDMEEERVISTERGKQLADQLGVRFFETSAKENINVKAVFETLVDIICDKMSESLDNDPTLMGAGGVGQTKGQRLTDQPTNPANANCNC